Genomic window (Streptomyces sp. TG1A-60):
AGTGCCGGCTCAGCACTCTCACCTCGTGCCCGTCCGCACGCAGCCGCTCGGTGAGGCGCCGGCCGAGCGTTCCGGTGCCGCCCGTCAACAGGATCGTGGTCATCGCAGTTGTCGTCCCTTCGGCGGGCGGGCGCTCCCCGGTGGAGCGCCCGTCACCCGCTGGGAACCGACGAGCATCCGAAGATGTGACAGCCTCTTCGTGTCTGCACTCGCACGCGGCTCACGCCCCGGGAGCCATGGCGGCGAACTGGCGGCCCGCGAAGATGAGTTTGTCCGGGTTGACGACGACCCGCACCTGGGCGATGACGCTCTCGCGCAGTTCGAAGGAGGCGACGGCGATGAGCTGCTCCGCCGCGTGCGCCACCAGCGCCGGCGCCCCGTTGACCTCGGCGACCGCGAGGTCCAAGCCGCCTTCGAACCGCTGCGCGCCGCCCACCAGGAAGCGCATGACCGTCTCCCGGCCAACGAGGGGCCGCCGGGCCGCGGTGACCTTGCCGCCGCCGTCGCTCCACCAGGTGAGGTCCTCGGCGAGCAGCTTCTCCAGGCCTGCCAGATCGCCCTCACGTGCCGCTGTAACGAAGGACTCGACGAGTTCGCGCTGCTGCTCGGCTGCCGGTGTGAAGCGGGCCTCGGGCGTCGCCACCCGCTGGATGGCCCTGCGGTACAACTGGCGGCAGTTGGCCTCGCTGAGGTCAAGCACCCCGGCGATGTCCCGATGACCGTAGCCGAATGCCTCGCGCAGCACATAGACCGCATGCTCCGTCGGCGTGAGCCGCTCCAACAGCACCAGCAGCGCCGTCGACACGGCATCGCGCTGCTCGGCCAACTCCATCGGGCCGAGAGACCCGTCCTGCGTGAACACCGGTTCCGGCAACCACGGCCCCACGTACTGCTCGCGCTGCACACGGGCCGAGGTGATCCGGTTAAGGCAGAGGTTGGTGACAACCCTGGCGAGCCAGGCCCCCGGGTGATCGATCACCACACGGTCGGCGCTGCTCCAGCGTAGATACGCGTCCTGCACCGCATCCTCCGCCTCCTCGGCGGAACCGAGCAACCGGTAGGCCAGGCCGAACATCCTGGGGCGGTGGGCAGTGAACTCCTCGGCGATCCCTGACGTCACACGCCCAGCCTGCCAGAGGCGCGGGAGCATCCGGCATCCGGCAGTTGCCCCGGATGGGACATCGGCCCACGTGTGGCACCATGCGGTCACCTGGCTCCGCAGCCTCCGCCCAGCCACATGATCAGAACCAGGAATACGCCCTAGGGCGTGTATCGAAAGTGGATCTTGACCGTGGGATGATCTTGTTACGTGGCACGTGGAGATCTGACGGACGCGCAATGGACGGTGCTGGAACCGCTGTTACCGAAGGGCAAAAAGCCCGGACGACCTGCGACGTGGGCCAGGCGGCAGCTGATAGACGGGATACGGTTCCGGGTCCGCACCGGCATCCCGTGGCGGGACCTCCCCGCCGAGTACGGGCCCTGGGGCCGGGCGTACGACCTGTTCCGGCGCTGGCAGCGGGACGGCACCTGGCATCGAATCTTCTCCGACCTGCAGGCACGGGCGGACGAGAAAGAGCTGATCACCTGGGACATCAGCGTCGACTCCACGGTGTGCCGGGCCCACCAGCACGCCGCCGGGGCGAGGAAAAGGGGAGCTGCAGAAGGAGCCGCCTGGCGGCGTCAGCGTCGAGCCGGACGACCACGGGCTCGGGCGCTCGCGCGGCGGCCTGACCACCAAGTTGCACCTTGCGGTCGAACAGGGCCAGAAGCTGGCTTTATTCACGAGTAGTGACGTCAGTTGTTCACGGGTTTGGGAGGCACCCAGATCCACGGTCGGGTGATGTTCACGAGTTTTGACAGCACTGGAGTACTTGCCAGGGCAGCATCGGGGTGCTCCTGGTGAAAGGTCCTGGTCATGCCGCAGATGTCCAAGGTCGAGCTGTACGCGGCGATCCGGCGTGACCACCGTGCTGGCATGAAGATGCGCGAGCTTGAGCGCAAGTACAACGTCTCGTGGAGGACGGTCAAGAAGGCCGTGGACTCCGTCTGGCCGGAGCCGCGGAAGAAGCTGCCGCCACGGCCGACTGCGCTGGATCCGTACAAGCCGGTGATCGACGAGATACTGCGGACGGATCTCGACGCGCCGCGCAAGCAACGGCATACGATCACGCGGATCTTCCACCGGCTCATCGAGGAGCACGGCGCCGACGTGTCCTACCAGATGGTCCGACGCTACGTCTCCGACCGAAAGCCGGAGGTCCTCGCGGCCTCGGGCAAAGCCCCTGTTGAAGCCTTTGTGCCGCAGACCCACCTGCCCGGCCACGAGGCAGAGGTCGACTTCGGCGACGTGACCGTGCGCCTGGCCGGCGAGCTGGTGACCTGCTACCTGTTCTCGCTCCGCATGTCCTACTCGGGCAAAGCCGTCCACCGCGTCTTCGCCTCCTGCGGCCAAGAAGCCTTCTTCGAAGGACACGTACACGCGCTTCGCACGCTGGGCGGTATCCCGCGAAGCAAGATCCGCTACGACAACCTGAAGTCGGCCGTCGCCCAGGTACTGGGGCTGAACCGGGCCAGAGTGGAGACCGACAGGTGGATCGCCTTCCGCTCGCACTTCAATATCGAGAGCTTCTGCTGCCGCCCGGGCATTGAAGGCGCCCACGAGAAGGGCGGCGTCGAAGGAATGATCGGCTACTTCCGCCGCAACCACTTCACCCCGGTCCCGGAAGTCGACTCCCTCGCCGAGCTGAACGAGATGGTCGATCAGTGGGACCTGCACGACGGGCACCGCAGGATCGGTTCACGGCTGCGGACCGTCGACGAGTACTTCGCCATCGAGCAGCCACTGCTGATGCCGCTTCCGCAGGAACCGTTCGAGACCGGCCGACTGTTCACGCCACGCGTCGACCGCCGCAGCCAGATTGCCGTCCGCACCAACCGCTACTCGGTCCCGACCCGCCTGATCGGCAATCGGGTGCGAGTCGTCCTACACGCCTCTCACCTGTTCGTTTATGACAGGAACATCGAGGTGGCCCACCACGAGAGGCTGATCGCGAAGGGCAGCTGCCGCCTGGACCTGGACCACTACCTCGAAGCCCTCATCCGCAAGCCCGGCGCCTTCCCTGGCGCCACTGCCCTGGAACAGGCCCGATCCGCGGGCAAGTTCACCCCGGTCCACGACGCCTGGTGGGCCCAGGCCCGCAAGGTTCACGGCGAGCGGGACGGCACCCGGGCGTTGATCGAGGTCCTGCTGCTGAACCGGCACCTCGCCCACGAGCACGTGGTCGCGGGTCTGGCCACCGCGCTGCGGGCCGGCGCCCTGACCGCCGACGCCGTCGCCCTGGAGGCCCGCAAGGCCGCCCAGACAGAGGACGAGCCAACCATCGGCGCATCCATCCCGGCGCTTCCCGGGCAGACACCTGCCTCTGTCACGTCGCTGCACGAGTGGCGGCTCGCAGACCTCCCGCCGGACACCAGGCCGCTGCCGTCGGTGACCCCCTATGACCAACTGCTCCGACGCCGCCGCACCAGCGGCAGTGACCACCGTGAGGGAGAAGCCCAGTGACCCTGCCCCGCCAGCGAGGCTTGACCGAGCAGGCCGCCGACGCCGCGATCGACACTGCCTGCCGCCTGCTGCGGTTGCCCTCGATCCGCAACGAGTTCAACGACATCGCCGACAGGGCCGTCAAGGACCAGATGACCTACCGCGGCTTCCTCGCCGAACTGTTGATGACCGAGTGCGACGATCGGGCACGCCGCCGCTCGGAACGGCGCATCAAGGCCGCCGGTTTCCCACGGGAGAAGTCACTTCGGGCCTTCGACTTCGGCGCCAACCCGAACATCGACGCAGCCACCGTTCACACCCTCGCCAGCTGCGAGTGGATCAAGAAGAGCCAGCCGCTCTGCCTGATCGGCGACTCCGGCACCGGCAAGTCTCACATGCTCATCGCCCTGGGCACCGAGGCCGCCATGAAGGGCTACCGGGTCCGCTACACGCTCGCCACGAAGCTGGTCAACGAGCTGGTCGAGGCCGCGGACGAGAAGCAGCTGAACAAGACCATCGCCCGCTACGGACGCGTTGATCTTTTGTGCATCGACGAGCTGGGATACATGGAGCTCGACCGGCACGGCGCCGAACTCCTCTTCCAGGTCCTGACCGAACGGGAGGAGAAGAACAGCGTCGCCATCGCCTCCAACGAGTCCTTCGGTGGCTGGACCAAGACCTTCACCGACCCCCGCCTCTGCGCGGCCATCGTCGACCGGCTCACCTTCAACAGCACCATCATCGAAACCGGCACCGACTCCTACCGCCTCGCCTCCACTCGAGCCCGAGCCGAGGAACCCGCCAAAGCCGGCTGATCTCCCCGATCCCACCTCGCCGGCCGACCGCCCTCACGGGCGGCGGGCCAGCCCGGGTCGCGGCGTCCTTCAGGATGCCGATTCATCCGGCTCAGAAGACCTACGGTCGTGGGCACGTCGCAGAAGGCGCCTCGCCACCAACACCAACCAGCCCACCAGCCCACCAGCGTCAGTGTCGCGGCAACCCTCACCCAGGGCGCGGAGCCGCTACTGGCCGCCGTCCACCCACAGAACAGGATGCTCAAACATATCCAAGCCGGGCTATCAAGGAACTCGCCCCTCGGATTTCGCGACACCCCGCCCCTCCTCCTGCCCCATACTGCGGCCTGTTCGCCACGGCAGAAGGATATGGCAGCGGATCGAGCGTCCCCGATCACGGCCGAGTAACTCCGTCGGCCACCACGTGCTCCGGCGGTGACGTCATTTCTCGTGAACATCCGTGAGCCTCAAGATCGCCAACTGCTGCCCAAACCGGCAGACAAACGCTGCTGCTTGAAGTGAACGAAGCCAGGTGCGTGCAGACAAGGCGTACGCCTCCCGGAGGAACCGCGCTTACCTGCGGCGGCGTGGGATCCGCTGCACCATCCCGGACAAGGCCGACCAGGCCGGCAACCGCAAGAAACGCGGTTCGCACGGCGGTCGGCCGCCGAAGTTCGACCCGCACGACTACAAGGCTCGGCACGCGGTCGAATGCGGCATCAATCGCCTCAAAAGGCACCGGGCTGTGGTCACGAGGTACGACAAGCTCGCGGTCCGCTACGAGGCGACCGTGCTGGTCGCCGCCATCAACGAGTGGCTGTGACCAGTTCGAGACACGCCCTAGACCAGCCACTTCCCGTCGCGCATCAGGGTCCGTCCGGCCATCTCAGGAACCGTTCCCCACGCCTGCAGCACCTGCGGGGTGACCTGGAAGAAGACGTACGAGGGATGGTCCTTGCGAGGGTCCCAGCCACCCTTGGCAGCGAAGGCGTCACCCACCTCGGCCGGAAGCTCGTCGCGGGTCAGCATGCGCGCGGTGCCGTGGACCAGGACCACGTCCCGGCTATGGCCGAAGCAGAGCCGGACCCGGCCCGAGGCACACAGGTTGCGCCCAGTGAGGCTCCGCCAAGCTCGTTTCCGCAGTTCAGTGGGGCTGGTGTGATGCGTTGGTGAGGTCCTCACGCTGGCAGGTGGCGTGATCGTCGGGGCGAGATCATCCGCCCGCTCCGTCAGCGCTGTACTTCGCTGTTCGCCAGAACGAGCAGGGCCCGCAGGAGCGTGGTCGCCTGCCGGGTGTCCGTGCGGAGTTTGGTCAGGATCCGCCATGACTTGAGGTTCGCGAAGCCATGTTCGTTGGCGGCGCGTTCGCGGCTGACCAGGCGGTTCGCTTCCCTCTCGGCGACGGTCAGCTTGTGGTTGCGGGTGGCCTTGCGGCCGGTGATGATCACCGGGTCGTCTTCGGGCTTGTCGTCGAGGCCGACGAAGCCGAGGTCGGCCAGGGCGCCGAGGCCGGCTTCCCTCAGGTGTCCGGTGATCTTGTTGTGGCGGGCGGTGGTGATCTCGCTGGACCGGCCGGGCTTGGCCGCGGAGATCCAGATCAGGTTGCCCTTCTCGTCGGTGACAGCGAGAAACAGCAGGCCATGGGCCTTATGTTTGCCGGAGTAGTTCTTCCGGTCGTCCCTCCCGGTGCGGCGGTGGGTGCGGATCAGGGTGCCGTCGAGGAGGACCACGACCCCGCCGCTGCGGGCGATCTTCTTGCATGCGCGGTCCAGGCGCGGGGCGCGGGCGGCCAGCAGCTTGACGACTTCCTTCACCCAGCGGCGGACGGTGGATTCGCCGACCTGGTTGCCGCCGGCCATGTCGGCCAGGCGCTGGTCGTGACGGAGTACGGCGAGCACGATGACGGCCTGCTTACCGGGTTCGGCCTTGCGCCAGACAGAGCGCATCCGGTTGCGGCGTTGGCGTATCAGGTCGGCGACGAGATCGATGGTCCGCTTCGACAGCGGGAGGCGGACCTGGTAGACAACATCCCGAGGGCCCTCGGCGGGCTGGTTTTTGGTCACACACTTACCAACTCCCGCCGGGGGCACTCGCGTTATGGCAGGAATCGGCCCGTCCGGCCAGCGGCGTTACTGGTCAGCGGGGAAGGTAACGCCCGGACGCGGTACGTGAGAGCCAGCCCCGGTCGGCAAGTTTGCGCAGCTGGCCCCGGACCGGCTCGATCTTCGCCGGACTCGCCTCCCGGCCCAGCCCGAGGGCGACGTCCTTGGCCATCACCGGACCGTCCGCCCCGGCCACGATCTCCATGATCCGTCGATATTCTGAGGTCAGGACCTCCAGTCCCATCCCCTCGACGCGGTCCGGCACCACTCGCATCCCGCCCGCACCCGGACCCACCGTCACAACGGCCGGCTCCGGCTCCGGCTCCGGCTCCGGCTCCGGCTCCGGCTCCGGCTCCGGCTCCGGCTCCGGCTCCGGCGACACGATGCCCGGCGGTCGCCGTCCACCATCAGTGGCCTCGGCCCACTGCCCGAACACCACCTCGGCGGCCTCCAACCGGGCGACCTCCGTTTCGAGTTCACCCAGCTCCTTGCGCAGCAGCTCGGCACGTTTCGCCAGCTCAAGCCGCCGCTCGATCGTCCACGCCAGCACGTCCGTCATGAACATCCCTCCCAGCGCAGAACCTACGCGGCGACCCCCGAACCTCACTCCAGAACCCACGAGAACACCTGCGCCAGACGATCTCGTGCTAACGATCACCCCACCTGCCAGCGTGAGGACCTCACCGACCCATCACACCAGCCCCACTGAACTGCGGAAACGAGCTTGGCGGAGCCTCAGTTGGGTTGGTGTCGCGGGTGGACAGCCACACCGCCTCGCTATCCCACCAGAAGGCCAGCGGAACGAGGCACGGCTCGCCGGTAGCGTCGGCCGTGCCGACCCATACGTCGTTGTCCCGTGCGAGACGTTCAAGCGCCTCGCGCTTGCGCTGCTTCGCGCTACGGGGTCCGCTGGGGTGAGAGTCA
Coding sequences:
- a CDS encoding RNA polymerase sigma-70 factor; protein product: MTSGIAEEFTAHRPRMFGLAYRLLGSAEEAEDAVQDAYLRWSSADRVVIDHPGAWLARVVTNLCLNRITSARVQREQYVGPWLPEPVFTQDGSLGPMELAEQRDAVSTALLVLLERLTPTEHAVYVLREAFGYGHRDIAGVLDLSEANCRQLYRRAIQRVATPEARFTPAAEQQRELVESFVTAAREGDLAGLEKLLAEDLTWWSDGGGKVTAARRPLVGRETVMRFLVGGAQRFEGGLDLAVAEVNGAPALVAHAAEQLIAVASFELRESVIAQVRVVVNPDKLIFAGRQFAAMAPGA
- a CDS encoding transposase; translated protein: MLEPLLPKGKKPGRPATWARRQLIDGIRFRVRTGIPWRDLPAEYGPWGRAYDLFRRWQRDGTWHRIFSDLQARADEKELITWDISVDSTVCRAHQHAAGARKRGAAEGAAWRRQRRAGRPRARALARRPDHQVAPCGRTGPEAGFIHE
- the istA gene encoding IS21 family transposase encodes the protein MSKVELYAAIRRDHRAGMKMRELERKYNVSWRTVKKAVDSVWPEPRKKLPPRPTALDPYKPVIDEILRTDLDAPRKQRHTITRIFHRLIEEHGADVSYQMVRRYVSDRKPEVLAASGKAPVEAFVPQTHLPGHEAEVDFGDVTVRLAGELVTCYLFSLRMSYSGKAVHRVFASCGQEAFFEGHVHALRTLGGIPRSKIRYDNLKSAVAQVLGLNRARVETDRWIAFRSHFNIESFCCRPGIEGAHEKGGVEGMIGYFRRNHFTPVPEVDSLAELNEMVDQWDLHDGHRRIGSRLRTVDEYFAIEQPLLMPLPQEPFETGRLFTPRVDRRSQIAVRTNRYSVPTRLIGNRVRVVLHASHLFVYDRNIEVAHHERLIAKGSCRLDLDHYLEALIRKPGAFPGATALEQARSAGKFTPVHDAWWAQARKVHGERDGTRALIEVLLLNRHLAHEHVVAGLATALRAGALTADAVALEARKAAQTEDEPTIGASIPALPGQTPASVTSLHEWRLADLPPDTRPLPSVTPYDQLLRRRRTSGSDHREGEAQ
- the istB gene encoding IS21-like element helper ATPase IstB, which gives rise to MTLPRQRGLTEQAADAAIDTACRLLRLPSIRNEFNDIADRAVKDQMTYRGFLAELLMTECDDRARRRSERRIKAAGFPREKSLRAFDFGANPNIDAATVHTLASCEWIKKSQPLCLIGDSGTGKSHMLIALGTEAAMKGYRVRYTLATKLVNELVEAADEKQLNKTIARYGRVDLLCIDELGYMELDRHGAELLFQVLTEREEKNSVAIASNESFGGWTKTFTDPRLCAAIVDRLTFNSTIIETGTDSYRLASTRARAEEPAKAG
- a CDS encoding transposase family protein, producing MTKNQPAEGPRDVVYQVRLPLSKRTIDLVADLIRQRRNRMRSVWRKAEPGKQAVIVLAVLRHDQRLADMAGGNQVGESTVRRWVKEVVKLLAARAPRLDRACKKIARSGGVVVLLDGTLIRTHRRTGRDDRKNYSGKHKAHGLLFLAVTDEKGNLIWISAAKPGRSSEITTARHNKITGHLREAGLGALADLGFVGLDDKPEDDPVIITGRKATRNHKLTVAEREANRLVSRERAANEHGFANLKSWRILTKLRTDTRQATTLLRALLVLANSEVQR